The nucleotide sequence CTGGagaggggagcaggcaggggggTCCTCGGGGCCCCGCTGCGTCGGAGGGCGAGGACCGCCCCGAGTCGGCGTCTGCGGCGAAGCCTTGGAGTGGGCTCGGAGGGGTCCAAGTCCCacaagctgccagcagcccggTGCCTGCGGGTGGTGGAAGCCCCTCACGGGGCTCCCGGCGTCGCCCAAGGGTGCTGAGCCTCGGCACGCCTCGCGGCCAGGCCCTCGTGGGGGGTTTCCTGCCCTGGGGGGGCTGTGCCCCATCCTGGGGGCAGTGGGGGAGGACGGGGCTGCCGCCGGCCCCGTTTCTGCCCATCCTCGCCCCCAAAGGCTGCCAGGGCTGCGGAGAGACGGCGGCCCTGCTGCGAACGCCCCGAGTCCTCCTTGGTCCTTAGCTCTGTGTCCTGTGCGCAGGAGGAGCTCACCAGCACCAGCGTGGAGCACCTCATCATCAACCCCAACGCCGCCTTCGAGAAGTTCAAGGACAAGCGCCTGGGCACCGAGGGAGTGGGTGAGTGGGGAAGGGGGAGCTGCAGGGTCCCGGGTCGCCGAGGTGACCCCAGGGATGGCCCTGGGTGCGTTGGGGTGACCCCCCTGCTCTTCCCTTCCAGATTTCTCTGACCGCATCAGCAAGATGAGGACGACAGGCTACGAGGCTGGGGAGTACGAAATGGTGAGTCCAGAGCTCACGGGGACGTCCCCGCAGCGTGAGCTCGTCCCCAGGGACGCCCCTGCCTGGCTCCGCGGCTCTGCCGAGGGCCGTGGCTCTGCCCGTAGCCCCACATCACGCAGCAGAGTCACGATGTCAGGTCGgtggaggtgggcagggacctTTCGGTCCTCGTGGTCCAACCCTCTGTGCACTGTGCCACCTAGAGCTGGCTGCCCGGGGCCACGTCCGGGTGGCTTTTGAGTATCCCCAAGTCCTCCGCCTCTCTGGGCgagctgtgccagtgctcagccacCCCGACAGCGCAGCACTTTTCCCTGGTAATCAGACAGAGGCATCTGAGGCTTGGTTTGTGCCCATTTACTCTGGTCCTGTCCCTGGTCAGCGCTGCAGGGAGCCTGGATCGCTGACGTCTGGCGGCGTTCTCCCCCCGCAGGCAGAAGGGGCTTGAGGTCCCCTGGGCCGGGCCCTGCAAACGAGACGTTTCTGCTGCCCATCTGCAGGGGGCCTCAGCTGCTGGGTTCTTTCTGGTCAATTCCTTTTCTTGCACAGGCACTGGCACCGCCGAGGGGAGTTGGGTCCCGGTGTCCCAGCACTGTCAGATCCCTGGTGCCGTGGGCAGGCCCCGAGCCCCCGTGACACCCCCtgtcctttccctctcccccccccttttcatCTCTCTGCAGCTCGGTGAGGGCGTTGGTGCCAAAGAGACCCCTCAGCAGCGGTACCAGCGGCTGCAGCACGAGGTGCAGGAGCTGGTCCGGGAGGTGGAGCAGATCCAGGTGAGCATCCCCCCTGCCGGCTGGGAGCTGCGGGCCCGCCGTCCCCGGGGGCTGACGCTGCtgcctgtcccccccccccctcacagAGCGCGGTGAAGGAGTCGGCGGCCGAGGAGGAGCTGACGCCCATGGCCTTGGCCAGGCAGGTGGAGGgcctgaagcagcagctggtcTCCAGCCAcctggagaagctgctgggCCCTGCCGCAGCCATCGACTTCGCAGACCCCGAAGGCGCCCTGGCCAAGTAAGCGCGGGCCTTGGGAAgcggggggcagcagggggaggaTGCCAACATCCCCGTGGGGCAGGACCAGGGCAGCGTGCCCACCTTTTCCCCTCGCCCAGGCGCCtgttgcagcagctggaggtggcaAAGTGCAAGAAGGCAGCGGCAGGGAAGGGCCCCGCCAAGGCGCCAGCCCCCGCCGGGGACACGCTCACCTTTGAGCTGTACTGGAGGCCGGAGCAGGACCAGTTCTCCCAGGCTGCCAAGGTGAGCATGTGGAATCACAGAGTTTGACCCCAAAATGGGCTGTCCTGCCCTCTCAGCCCTCGTATCCCTCGTTTCCAGATTGCGGAGCTGGAGAAGCGGCTGGCACAGCTGGAGGCGATGGTGCGGTATGAGCCTGACAGCCAGGTAAGGGGCCGggagctccagccctgccactCCCCTGCTCTCCATCCTGCCCCACTGACGTGATTTTCCTCCCCACAGAACCCGCTGTTGGTCGGGCTGAAGGGGACCAGCCTTGTGGTGAGTCCTAGAATCCTGGAATcgcctgagttggaagggacccgtgAAGACCCTTGGGTCctactcctggctccacactaAGAATTAAACCATAAATCTaagagcgttgtccaaatgcttctcaaACGCCAGCGGGCTTGAGGCCATGACCCCCTGCTTGGGGAGCCTGCTCCGCTGCTCGACCACCCTCTCGGGGAAGAACTTCTGTCCCAATACCCAACCTGAGCgtcccctggtgcagctctAAGCCGTTCCCTCGTGCCCAGGCACCCCCCAACCACCCTGTTCTCCTTCCCCAGGAGACCGTGCAGATCCTCCAGGCC is from Oxyura jamaicensis isolate SHBP4307 breed ruddy duck unplaced genomic scaffold, BPBGC_Ojam_1.0 oxyUn_random_OJ72482, whole genome shotgun sequence and encodes:
- the LOC118159864 gene encoding dynactin subunit 2-like → PCSDFLTSGKRKELEELTSTSVEHLIINPNAAFEKFKDKRLGTEGVDFSDRISKMRTTGYEAGEYEMLGEGVGAKETPQQRYQRLQHEVQELVREVEQIQSAVKESAAEEELTPMALARQVEGLKQQLVSSHLEKLLGPAAAIDFADPEGALAKRLLQQLEVAKCKKAAAGKGPAKAPAPAGDTLTFELYWRPEQDQFSQAAKIAELEKRLAQLEAMVRYEPDSQNPLLVGLKGTSLVETVQILQAKVNILDVAVLDQVEARLQSVLAKVNEIAKHKAVVQDADTQSKIHQVYEMMQRWDPVASSLPDVVQRLLTLRDLHEQATQFGQVLVHLDTTQQEIAGALKDNTVLLAEVS